A single Thermoanaerobacterium sp. RBIITD DNA region contains:
- a CDS encoding pseudouridine synthase: MERLQKYLAECGIASRRKCEQLILAGLVKVNGLIIKNLGFKVNPDKDIVEYNNKIVKKIEKNIYIMLNKPIGYVTTVRDQFKRPSVIDLINIKERIYPVGRLDYSTSGLLLLTNDGELTYRLTHPKHEVSKTYIAKIKDIPDANKLKRFRSGLIIDNRLTSKAEIDILKVEDNNAIVKIIIHEGRNRQIRKMCDAIGHPVITLKRIKIGDLKLGKLGIGNWRYLKTEEIEYLKNL, encoded by the coding sequence ATGGAAAGATTGCAAAAATACTTAGCGGAATGTGGTATTGCATCCCGTAGAAAATGTGAACAATTAATATTGGCTGGTCTAGTAAAAGTTAATGGATTAATTATTAAAAACCTTGGGTTTAAAGTAAATCCTGATAAAGACATTGTAGAATATAATAATAAAATAGTAAAAAAGATAGAAAAGAATATTTATATTATGTTAAACAAACCGATAGGTTATGTAACAACTGTAAGAGACCAATTTAAACGGCCGTCTGTCATCGATTTGATAAATATTAAAGAAAGGATATATCCGGTAGGACGGCTAGATTATAGTACATCGGGGCTTCTTTTGTTAACAAATGATGGAGAACTTACATATAGATTAACACATCCAAAACATGAGGTCAGTAAGACATATATAGCTAAAATAAAAGATATCCCTGATGCAAATAAACTTAAAAGATTTCGGAGTGGATTGATTATTGACAATCGACTTACCTCAAAAGCCGAAATAGATATTTTGAAGGTAGAAGATAATAACGCAATCGTGAAAATTATTATACATGAAGGTCGAAATAGGCAAATAAGAAAAATGTGTGATGCAATTGGCCATCCAGTTATAACATTAAAACGTATAAAAATAGGTGATTTAAAACTTGGTAAACTTGGGATTGGTAATTGGAGGTATCTAAAAACCGAGGAAATTGAATATCTTAAAAACCTATGA
- a CDS encoding GNAT family N-acetyltransferase, whose amino-acid sequence MFKIEFASIKDLEYIKNIANIYNIPFPCDVNKNIFMTAIDDKPFGYISVNIKNDTAIITGHAVLPEYRNKGYGTMLLRVILNNLYNFGIKKANVDFSAHDDFYISNGFEITDNGLLVDLNELFKK is encoded by the coding sequence ATGTTTAAAATAGAATTTGCATCTATCAAAGATTTAGAATATATAAAAAACATAGCTAACATTTATAATATTCCATTTCCTTGCGACGTTAACAAAAATATTTTTATGACAGCAATAGATGATAAACCATTTGGTTATATATCTGTCAATATAAAAAATGACACAGCAATAATAACAGGTCATGCAGTATTACCCGAGTATAGAAATAAAGGCTATGGGACAATGCTCCTTAGAGTCATATTGAATAATTTATATAATTTCGGTATTAAAAAAGCAAATGTTGATTTTTCTGCGCATGATGATTTTTATATTTCAAATGGTTTTGAAATAACTGATAATGGTTTATTAGTTGATTTAAATGAACTATTTAAAAAATAA
- the speE gene encoding polyamine aminopropyltransferase produces MELWFTEHHNEYINYSLKIKKTLNTEKTDYQELAIIDTEYYGKTLVLDGILQTTENDEFVYHEMIVHVPLFTHKNPKSVLIVGGGDGGAIKEILKHKTVERIVLAEIDERVVENSKKYLPSISYGLDDEKVEIMIGDGIKYVEEHKNEFDVVIVDSTDPIGPAVGLFTIDFYKSVYECLKEDGIIVAQTESPFIYGKLINKLSKMFKEIYPIVKPYICTIPTYPGSLWTFTMGSKKYDPEAIDVNMIPKINTKYYTPEIHKSCFVLPKFIKDIFEEA; encoded by the coding sequence ATGGAACTATGGTTTACAGAACATCATAATGAGTATATTAATTACTCGCTTAAAATTAAAAAAACATTAAATACTGAAAAAACAGATTATCAAGAACTTGCTATAATCGATACAGAATATTACGGAAAGACACTTGTTCTTGATGGAATATTACAAACGACGGAAAATGACGAATTTGTTTATCATGAGATGATAGTACACGTTCCACTTTTTACACACAAAAATCCTAAAAGTGTACTTATCGTTGGAGGTGGCGACGGTGGTGCTATAAAAGAAATATTGAAACATAAAACAGTAGAAAGAATAGTTCTTGCAGAGATTGATGAGAGAGTTGTCGAAAATTCTAAGAAATATCTGCCATCTATCAGTTATGGTTTAGATGATGAAAAAGTAGAAATTATGATTGGTGATGGTATAAAGTATGTAGAAGAACATAAAAATGAATTTGATGTTGTTATTGTTGATTCCACCGATCCAATTGGGCCTGCGGTAGGACTATTTACAATAGATTTTTATAAATCTGTTTATGAATGCCTAAAAGAAGATGGAATAATAGTTGCACAGACAGAATCACCATTTATATATGGAAAATTGATAAATAAATTAAGCAAAATGTTCAAAGAGATATACCCAATTGTAAAACCATATATTTGTACAATTCCTACATATCCCGGAAGTCTTTGGACATTTACAATGGGTTCTAAGAAATATGACCCTGAAGCAATTGACGTGAATATGATACCTAAAATTAACACAAAATACTATACGCCTGAAATACACAAATCTTGTTTTGTTTTGCCTAA